The Centroberyx gerrardi isolate f3 chromosome 19, fCenGer3.hap1.cur.20231027, whole genome shotgun sequence genome has a segment encoding these proteins:
- the gdf6b gene encoding growth/differentiation factor 6-B, whose product MDFLHVSFLYAALVFAWEAPCFQTLAIFLPSAPRSGKVTKLFDGQEASKYFKEFHSERHSSNNKAAPKDLVEPHDYMLSIYKTFSTAEKLGLNASFFRSSKAANTIASFVDNGQDDLPLSPLRRQQYLFDVSTLSEKAEVLGAELRIYTKASGNFRISETEPVEVQLLSCHDQQLLDSRTLDLQDSHRPKWEVLDVWEIFKERRRLSQGKQFCLELRAVLDNPERELDLQLLGLHRHGRPQQKKAILVVFTRSRKRQTLFSERRDGMALLGPERKAKQRGPRAKASRRRRTAASKNRHGKRHGKKSKSRCSKKPLHVNFRDLGWDDWIIAPLDYEAYHCEGVCDFPLRSHLEPTNHAIIQTLMNSMNPSNMPPSCCAPSKLSPISILYIDSGNNVVYKQYEDMVVESCGCR is encoded by the exons ATGGATTTCCTTCACGTCTCTTTCCTCTACGCGGCTCTCGTGTTTGCATGGGAAGCCCCCTGCTTCCAGACGCTGGCTATCTTCCTCCCGTCGGCCCCCAGGAGCGGCAAGGTGACGAAGCTGTTTGATGGGCAAGAGGCGTCGAAATACTTCAAGGAGTTTCACAGCGAGAGACACAGTAGCAATAATAAAGCGGCTCCTAAAGACTTGGTTGAGCCTCACGACTACATGCTCTCTATTTATAAGACTTTTTCCACGGCGGAGAAACTGGGACTCAACGCAAGTTTCTTTCGGTCGTCAAAAGCTGCAAACACTATCGCGAGTTTTGTGGACAATGGACAAG ATGACCTCCCACTCTCCCCTCTGCGGAGACAGCAGTATCTGTTCGACGTCTCAACCCTCTCGGAGAAAGCGGAGGTGCTGGGGGCCGAGCTCAGGATATACACCAAAGCGTCTGGGAATTTCAGGATATCGGAAACGGAGCCCGTCGAGGTCCAGCTCCTCTCCTGCCACGACCAGCAGCTGCTCGACTCCAGAACGCTGGATCTCCAGGACTCCCACCGGCCGAAATGGGAGGTGCTGGACGTGTGGGAAATATTCAAAGAGCGGCGGCGGCTGAGCCAGGGGAAGCAGTTCTGCCTGGAGCTGCGGGCCGTGCTCGACAACCCCGAGAGGGAGCTGGACCTGCAGCTGCTGGGCCTGCACAGGCACGGCCGGCCCCAGCAGAAGAAAGCCATCTTGGTGGTGTTCACCCGGTCCAGGAAGAGGCAGACCCTCTTCAGCGAGAGGAGGGACGGCATGGCCTTGCTGGGCCCGGAGAGGAAGGCGAAACAGAGGGGGCCCCGCGCCAAAGCCAGCAGGAGACGCAGGACGGCGGCGTCCAAGAACCGCCACGGGAAGAGGCACGGCAAGAAGTCCAAGTCGAGATGCAGCAAGAAGCCGCTGCACGTCAACTTCAGGGACCTGGGCTGGGACGACTGGATCATCGCCCCGCTGGATTACGAGGCGTACCACTGCGAGGGCGTGTGCGACTTCCCCCTGCGGTCCCACCTGGAGCCCACCAACCACGCCATCATCCAGACTCTCATGAACTCCATGAACCCCAGCAACATGCCGCCCAGCTGCTGCGCCCCGTCCAAACTCAGCCCCATCAGCATCCTGTACATCGACTCAGGAAACAACGTGGTCTACAAGCAGTATGAGGACATGGTGGTGGAGTCCTGCGGGTGTCGGTAG
- the LOC139908308 gene encoding T-cell differentiation antigen CD6-like isoform X5 encodes MKLVNCIIIVQVIYLCQASEHSSTQTGQNVNTTKPREEFNSDPYILQHGGKCTWTFKMPGNSSGALLALPAEARDELVEQICQDLGCGSVYSLRETSSPPKTSCFQNCSYQDRRLQNCSENVGSNCTVITEVVCGRQAVRLAGGADRCAGRVELWENGKWGTVCDDEWDLRDADVVCSQLGCGFAISVSGQGGSFPRGSGPIHLDELNCTGSEGNLWDCPAAQQEHDCGHKEDAGVVCSEMKAVRLSGGADRCSGRVEIHRNGSWGTVCDTCWDKEVASMVCSMLKCGDEWQQFTQFNPPIVHNNGTLWFYMCRKHHTNLWQCKEFINNTNLCMGTNAAALICKGSRGFPIATTPNTTLTTNWTASLPANTTTVNPSGGFFFPDLSPELLACIALSVVLFVVLTANAVLCCHHRRRDALLVQQRHSNLQKASEYQRSDYQDAVDLIKVTAGPVERDDSQRYRTDMNPLMGAPALGSLSEEAATGLLTNHSGPTGDEYAIVSKSPSRNLSVDSFESSSTSSGECYENTRHDDDSVTAEPHQSPVCYSNTDTSKLIFNTDQLHSGQMINRQESEDLTSDDEEDGPVYSPVSPDCNPSFSDDYDDIA; translated from the exons CTTCTGAACACTCCTCCACTCAAACAGGACAAAATGTGAATACTACGAAGCCAAGAGAGGAATTCAACA GCGACCCTTACATCCTCCAGCATGGCGGTAAATGCACCTGGACCTTCAAGATGCCTGGAAACAGCAGCGGAGCTCTGCTGGCTCTCCCAGCTGAGGCCAGAGACGAGCTGGTTGAGCAGATCTGCCAGGATCTGGGCTGTGGCAGCGTTTATAGTTTGAGAGAAACCAGCTCACCGCCCAAAACTAGTTGCTTCCAGAACTGTTCTTACCAAGACCGTCGTCTTCAGAACTGTTCAGAGAACGTAGGAAGTAATTGTACTGTGATTACTGAAGTTGTTTGCG GCCGCCAGGCTGTGCGGCTGGCAGGAGGAGCAGACCGCTGTGCCGGACGGGTGGAATTATGGGAAAATGGGAAATGGGGCACGGTGTGTGACGACGAGTGGGACCTGAGAGACGCCGACGTGGTTTGCTCCCAGCTCGGCTGCGGCTTTGCCATCAGCGTGTCTGGACAGGGCGGCTCCTTCCCCCGGGGCAGCGGCCCCATCCACCTGGACGAGCTGAACTGTACGGGCTCCGAGGGGAACCTGTGGGACTGTCCCGCCGCACAGCAGGAGCACGACTGTGGACACAAGGAGGACGCCGGGGTCGTCTGCTCAG AGATGAAAGCAGTGAGGCTGAGCGGAGGAGCGGACCGCTGCTCTGGCAGGGTGGAGATCCACCGTAACGGGAGCTGGGGGACGGTGTGTGACACCTGCTGGGACAAAGAGGTGGCCTCCATGGTGTGCTCCATGTTGAAATGTGGTGACGAGTGGCAGCAGTTCACTCAGTTTAATCCTCCCATCGTTCACAACAATGGAACGTTGTGGTTCTATATGTGCAGAAAACACCATACAAATCTGTGGCAATGTAAAGAGTTTATCAACAACACAAACCTGTGCATGGGCACTAATGCAGCTGCCCTTATTTGTAAAG GTTCACGTGGGTTTCCCATCGCCACCACACCTAATACAACTTTAACCACAAATTGGACTG CTTCCCTCCCTGCAAACACAACTACAGTCAACCCCAGTGGAGGCTTCTTCTTCCCTGACTTGTCTCCAGAGCTGCTCGCCTGCATCGCTCTGTCTGTTGTGCTCTTTGTGGTTCTGACTGCAAACGCCGTGCTCTGCTgccaccacagaagaagagatg CTCTCTTAGTGCAGCAGAGACACAGCAACCTACAGAAAGCCTCTGAGTATCAGCGCAGTGACTACCAAGATGCTGTCGACCTGATCAAGGTCACCGCCGGCCCAGTGGAGAGGGACG ACTCTCAGCGATACAGAACAGACATGAACCCTTTGATGGGGGCTCCAGCTCTCGGCAGCCTCTCTGAGGAAG CAGCAACTGGACTCCTTACAAACCATAGTGGTCCCACAGGAGATGAATATGCTATAGTGTCAAAAAGTCCCAGCCGCAACCTCAGTG TGGATTCATTTGAATCTTCCAGCACCTCCTCTGGGGAATGCTATGAAAACACAAGACATGACGATGATTCAGTAACTGCTG AGCCGCACCAGTCACCTGTCTGCTACAGCAACACCGACACTTCAAAGCTGATCTTCAATACTGACCAGCTCCACTCTGGACAGATGATAAACAGACAGGAGTCAG AAGATCTGACCAGTGATGATGAAGAGGACGGCCCCGTCTACTCCCCTGTGAGCCCCGACTGCAACCCGTCATTCTCAGACGACTATGACGACATAGCATAG
- the LOC139908308 gene encoding T-cell differentiation antigen CD6-like isoform X2, with translation MKLVNCIIIVQVIYLCQASEHSSTQTGQNVNTTKPREEFNSDPYILQHGGKCTWTFKMPGNSSGALLALPAEARDELVEQICQDLGCGSVYSLRETSSPPKTSCFQNCSYQDRRLQNCSENVGSNCTVITEVVCGRQAVRLAGGADRCAGRVELWENGKWGTVCDDEWDLRDADVVCSQLGCGFAISVSGQGGSFPRGSGPIHLDELNCTGSEGNLWDCPAAQQEHDCGHKEDAGVVCSEMKAVRLSGGADRCSGRVEIHRNGSWGTVCDTCWDKEVASMVCSMLKCGDEWQQFTQFNPPIVHNNGTLWFYMCRKHHTNLWQCKEFINNTNLCMGTNAAALICKGSRGFPIATTPNTTLTTNWTASLPANTTTVNPSGGFFFPDLSPELLACIALSVVLFVVLTANAVLCCHHRRRDALLVQQRHSNLQKASEYQRSDYQDAVDLIKVTAGPVERDVPSNPRFLWTQLSSADSTSLDTDYEQYDPSNEPSVPLSTFRNSQRYRTDMNPLMGAPALGSLSEEAATGLLTNHSGPTGDEYAIVSKSPSRNLSVDSFESSSTSSGECYENTRHDDDSVTAEPHQSPVCYSNTDTSKLIFNTDQLHSGQMINRQESEDLTSDDEEDGPVYSPVSPDCNPSFSDDYDDIA, from the exons CTTCTGAACACTCCTCCACTCAAACAGGACAAAATGTGAATACTACGAAGCCAAGAGAGGAATTCAACA GCGACCCTTACATCCTCCAGCATGGCGGTAAATGCACCTGGACCTTCAAGATGCCTGGAAACAGCAGCGGAGCTCTGCTGGCTCTCCCAGCTGAGGCCAGAGACGAGCTGGTTGAGCAGATCTGCCAGGATCTGGGCTGTGGCAGCGTTTATAGTTTGAGAGAAACCAGCTCACCGCCCAAAACTAGTTGCTTCCAGAACTGTTCTTACCAAGACCGTCGTCTTCAGAACTGTTCAGAGAACGTAGGAAGTAATTGTACTGTGATTACTGAAGTTGTTTGCG GCCGCCAGGCTGTGCGGCTGGCAGGAGGAGCAGACCGCTGTGCCGGACGGGTGGAATTATGGGAAAATGGGAAATGGGGCACGGTGTGTGACGACGAGTGGGACCTGAGAGACGCCGACGTGGTTTGCTCCCAGCTCGGCTGCGGCTTTGCCATCAGCGTGTCTGGACAGGGCGGCTCCTTCCCCCGGGGCAGCGGCCCCATCCACCTGGACGAGCTGAACTGTACGGGCTCCGAGGGGAACCTGTGGGACTGTCCCGCCGCACAGCAGGAGCACGACTGTGGACACAAGGAGGACGCCGGGGTCGTCTGCTCAG AGATGAAAGCAGTGAGGCTGAGCGGAGGAGCGGACCGCTGCTCTGGCAGGGTGGAGATCCACCGTAACGGGAGCTGGGGGACGGTGTGTGACACCTGCTGGGACAAAGAGGTGGCCTCCATGGTGTGCTCCATGTTGAAATGTGGTGACGAGTGGCAGCAGTTCACTCAGTTTAATCCTCCCATCGTTCACAACAATGGAACGTTGTGGTTCTATATGTGCAGAAAACACCATACAAATCTGTGGCAATGTAAAGAGTTTATCAACAACACAAACCTGTGCATGGGCACTAATGCAGCTGCCCTTATTTGTAAAG GTTCACGTGGGTTTCCCATCGCCACCACACCTAATACAACTTTAACCACAAATTGGACTG CTTCCCTCCCTGCAAACACAACTACAGTCAACCCCAGTGGAGGCTTCTTCTTCCCTGACTTGTCTCCAGAGCTGCTCGCCTGCATCGCTCTGTCTGTTGTGCTCTTTGTGGTTCTGACTGCAAACGCCGTGCTCTGCTgccaccacagaagaagagatg CTCTCTTAGTGCAGCAGAGACACAGCAACCTACAGAAAGCCTCTGAGTATCAGCGCAGTGACTACCAAGATGCTGTCGACCTGATCAAGGTCACCGCCGGCCCAGTGGAGAGGGACG TCCCCTCCAATCCCAGGTTTCTCTGGACCCAGCTTAGTAGTGCTGACAGCACCTCACTAGATACAGACTATGAGCAGTATGACCCAAGCAATGAACCGTCTGTCCCTTTATCAACCTTTCGGA ACTCTCAGCGATACAGAACAGACATGAACCCTTTGATGGGGGCTCCAGCTCTCGGCAGCCTCTCTGAGGAAG CAGCAACTGGACTCCTTACAAACCATAGTGGTCCCACAGGAGATGAATATGCTATAGTGTCAAAAAGTCCCAGCCGCAACCTCAGTG TGGATTCATTTGAATCTTCCAGCACCTCCTCTGGGGAATGCTATGAAAACACAAGACATGACGATGATTCAGTAACTGCTG AGCCGCACCAGTCACCTGTCTGCTACAGCAACACCGACACTTCAAAGCTGATCTTCAATACTGACCAGCTCCACTCTGGACAGATGATAAACAGACAGGAGTCAG AAGATCTGACCAGTGATGATGAAGAGGACGGCCCCGTCTACTCCCCTGTGAGCCCCGACTGCAACCCGTCATTCTCAGACGACTATGACGACATAGCATAG
- the LOC139908308 gene encoding T-cell differentiation antigen CD6-like isoform X3 — protein sequence MKLVNCIIIVQVIYLCQASEHSSTQTGQNVNTTKPREEFNSDPYILQHGGKCTWTFKMPGNSSGALLALPAEARDELVEQICQDLGCGSVYSLRETSSPPKTSCFQNCSYQDRRLQNCSENVGSNCTVITEVVCGRQAVRLAGGADRCAGRVELWENGKWGTVCDDEWDLRDADVVCSQLGCGFAISVSGQGGSFPRGSGPIHLDELNCTGSEGNLWDCPAAQQEHDCGHKEDAGVVCSEMKAVRLSGGADRCSGRVEIHRNGSWGTVCDTCWDKEVASMVCSMLKCGDEWQQFTQFNPPIVHNNGTLWFYMCRKHHTNLWQCKEFINNTNLCMGTNAAALICKGSRGFPIATTPNTTLTTNWTASLPANTTTVNPSGGFFFPDLSPELLACIALSVVLFVVLTANAVLCCHHRRRDALLVQQRHSNLQKASEYQRSDYQDAVDLIKVTAGPVERDEVPSNPRFLWTQLSSADSTSLDTDYEQYDPSNEPSVPLSTFRNSQRYRTDMNPLMGAPALGSLSEEATGLLTNHSGPTGDEYAIVSKSPSRNLSVDSFESSSTSSGECYENTRHDDDSVTAEPHQSPVCYSNTDTSKLIFNTDQLHSGQMINRQESEDLTSDDEEDGPVYSPVSPDCNPSFSDDYDDIA from the exons CTTCTGAACACTCCTCCACTCAAACAGGACAAAATGTGAATACTACGAAGCCAAGAGAGGAATTCAACA GCGACCCTTACATCCTCCAGCATGGCGGTAAATGCACCTGGACCTTCAAGATGCCTGGAAACAGCAGCGGAGCTCTGCTGGCTCTCCCAGCTGAGGCCAGAGACGAGCTGGTTGAGCAGATCTGCCAGGATCTGGGCTGTGGCAGCGTTTATAGTTTGAGAGAAACCAGCTCACCGCCCAAAACTAGTTGCTTCCAGAACTGTTCTTACCAAGACCGTCGTCTTCAGAACTGTTCAGAGAACGTAGGAAGTAATTGTACTGTGATTACTGAAGTTGTTTGCG GCCGCCAGGCTGTGCGGCTGGCAGGAGGAGCAGACCGCTGTGCCGGACGGGTGGAATTATGGGAAAATGGGAAATGGGGCACGGTGTGTGACGACGAGTGGGACCTGAGAGACGCCGACGTGGTTTGCTCCCAGCTCGGCTGCGGCTTTGCCATCAGCGTGTCTGGACAGGGCGGCTCCTTCCCCCGGGGCAGCGGCCCCATCCACCTGGACGAGCTGAACTGTACGGGCTCCGAGGGGAACCTGTGGGACTGTCCCGCCGCACAGCAGGAGCACGACTGTGGACACAAGGAGGACGCCGGGGTCGTCTGCTCAG AGATGAAAGCAGTGAGGCTGAGCGGAGGAGCGGACCGCTGCTCTGGCAGGGTGGAGATCCACCGTAACGGGAGCTGGGGGACGGTGTGTGACACCTGCTGGGACAAAGAGGTGGCCTCCATGGTGTGCTCCATGTTGAAATGTGGTGACGAGTGGCAGCAGTTCACTCAGTTTAATCCTCCCATCGTTCACAACAATGGAACGTTGTGGTTCTATATGTGCAGAAAACACCATACAAATCTGTGGCAATGTAAAGAGTTTATCAACAACACAAACCTGTGCATGGGCACTAATGCAGCTGCCCTTATTTGTAAAG GTTCACGTGGGTTTCCCATCGCCACCACACCTAATACAACTTTAACCACAAATTGGACTG CTTCCCTCCCTGCAAACACAACTACAGTCAACCCCAGTGGAGGCTTCTTCTTCCCTGACTTGTCTCCAGAGCTGCTCGCCTGCATCGCTCTGTCTGTTGTGCTCTTTGTGGTTCTGACTGCAAACGCCGTGCTCTGCTgccaccacagaagaagagatg CTCTCTTAGTGCAGCAGAGACACAGCAACCTACAGAAAGCCTCTGAGTATCAGCGCAGTGACTACCAAGATGCTGTCGACCTGATCAAGGTCACCGCCGGCCCAGTGGAGAGGGACG aAGTCCCCTCCAATCCCAGGTTTCTCTGGACCCAGCTTAGTAGTGCTGACAGCACCTCACTAGATACAGACTATGAGCAGTATGACCCAAGCAATGAACCGTCTGTCCCTTTATCAACCTTTCGGA ACTCTCAGCGATACAGAACAGACATGAACCCTTTGATGGGGGCTCCAGCTCTCGGCAGCCTCTCTGAGGAAG CAACTGGACTCCTTACAAACCATAGTGGTCCCACAGGAGATGAATATGCTATAGTGTCAAAAAGTCCCAGCCGCAACCTCAGTG TGGATTCATTTGAATCTTCCAGCACCTCCTCTGGGGAATGCTATGAAAACACAAGACATGACGATGATTCAGTAACTGCTG AGCCGCACCAGTCACCTGTCTGCTACAGCAACACCGACACTTCAAAGCTGATCTTCAATACTGACCAGCTCCACTCTGGACAGATGATAAACAGACAGGAGTCAG AAGATCTGACCAGTGATGATGAAGAGGACGGCCCCGTCTACTCCCCTGTGAGCCCCGACTGCAACCCGTCATTCTCAGACGACTATGACGACATAGCATAG
- the LOC139908308 gene encoding T-cell differentiation antigen CD6-like isoform X4: MKLVNCIIIVQVIYLCQASEHSSTQTGQNVNTTKPREEFNSDPYILQHGGKCTWTFKMPGNSSGALLALPAEARDELVEQICQDLGCGSVYSLRETSSPPKTSCFQNCSYQDRRLQNCSENVGSNCTVITEVVCGRQAVRLAGGADRCAGRVELWENGKWGTVCDDEWDLRDADVVCSQLGCGFAISVSGQGGSFPRGSGPIHLDELNCTGSEGNLWDCPAAQQEHDCGHKEDAGVVCSEMKAVRLSGGADRCSGRVEIHRNGSWGTVCDTCWDKEVASMVCSMLKCGDEWQQFTQFNPPIVHNNGTLWFYMCRKHHTNLWQCKEFINNTNLCMGTNAAALICKGSRGFPIATTPNTTLTTNWTASLPANTTTVNPSGGFFFPDLSPELLACIALSVVLFVVLTANAVLCCHHRRRDALLVQQRHSNLQKASEYQRSDYQDAVDLIKVTAGPVERDEVPSNPRFLWTQLSSADSTSLDTDYEQYDPSNEPSVPLSTFRNSQRYRTDMNPLMGAPALGSLSEEAATGLLTNHSGPTGDEYAIVSKSPSRNLSVDSFESSSTSSGECYENTRHDDDSVTAEPHQSPVCYSNTDTSKLIFNTDQLHSGQMINRQESDLTSDDEEDGPVYSPVSPDCNPSFSDDYDDIA, encoded by the exons CTTCTGAACACTCCTCCACTCAAACAGGACAAAATGTGAATACTACGAAGCCAAGAGAGGAATTCAACA GCGACCCTTACATCCTCCAGCATGGCGGTAAATGCACCTGGACCTTCAAGATGCCTGGAAACAGCAGCGGAGCTCTGCTGGCTCTCCCAGCTGAGGCCAGAGACGAGCTGGTTGAGCAGATCTGCCAGGATCTGGGCTGTGGCAGCGTTTATAGTTTGAGAGAAACCAGCTCACCGCCCAAAACTAGTTGCTTCCAGAACTGTTCTTACCAAGACCGTCGTCTTCAGAACTGTTCAGAGAACGTAGGAAGTAATTGTACTGTGATTACTGAAGTTGTTTGCG GCCGCCAGGCTGTGCGGCTGGCAGGAGGAGCAGACCGCTGTGCCGGACGGGTGGAATTATGGGAAAATGGGAAATGGGGCACGGTGTGTGACGACGAGTGGGACCTGAGAGACGCCGACGTGGTTTGCTCCCAGCTCGGCTGCGGCTTTGCCATCAGCGTGTCTGGACAGGGCGGCTCCTTCCCCCGGGGCAGCGGCCCCATCCACCTGGACGAGCTGAACTGTACGGGCTCCGAGGGGAACCTGTGGGACTGTCCCGCCGCACAGCAGGAGCACGACTGTGGACACAAGGAGGACGCCGGGGTCGTCTGCTCAG AGATGAAAGCAGTGAGGCTGAGCGGAGGAGCGGACCGCTGCTCTGGCAGGGTGGAGATCCACCGTAACGGGAGCTGGGGGACGGTGTGTGACACCTGCTGGGACAAAGAGGTGGCCTCCATGGTGTGCTCCATGTTGAAATGTGGTGACGAGTGGCAGCAGTTCACTCAGTTTAATCCTCCCATCGTTCACAACAATGGAACGTTGTGGTTCTATATGTGCAGAAAACACCATACAAATCTGTGGCAATGTAAAGAGTTTATCAACAACACAAACCTGTGCATGGGCACTAATGCAGCTGCCCTTATTTGTAAAG GTTCACGTGGGTTTCCCATCGCCACCACACCTAATACAACTTTAACCACAAATTGGACTG CTTCCCTCCCTGCAAACACAACTACAGTCAACCCCAGTGGAGGCTTCTTCTTCCCTGACTTGTCTCCAGAGCTGCTCGCCTGCATCGCTCTGTCTGTTGTGCTCTTTGTGGTTCTGACTGCAAACGCCGTGCTCTGCTgccaccacagaagaagagatg CTCTCTTAGTGCAGCAGAGACACAGCAACCTACAGAAAGCCTCTGAGTATCAGCGCAGTGACTACCAAGATGCTGTCGACCTGATCAAGGTCACCGCCGGCCCAGTGGAGAGGGACG aAGTCCCCTCCAATCCCAGGTTTCTCTGGACCCAGCTTAGTAGTGCTGACAGCACCTCACTAGATACAGACTATGAGCAGTATGACCCAAGCAATGAACCGTCTGTCCCTTTATCAACCTTTCGGA ACTCTCAGCGATACAGAACAGACATGAACCCTTTGATGGGGGCTCCAGCTCTCGGCAGCCTCTCTGAGGAAG CAGCAACTGGACTCCTTACAAACCATAGTGGTCCCACAGGAGATGAATATGCTATAGTGTCAAAAAGTCCCAGCCGCAACCTCAGTG TGGATTCATTTGAATCTTCCAGCACCTCCTCTGGGGAATGCTATGAAAACACAAGACATGACGATGATTCAGTAACTGCTG AGCCGCACCAGTCACCTGTCTGCTACAGCAACACCGACACTTCAAAGCTGATCTTCAATACTGACCAGCTCCACTCTGGACAGATGATAAACAGACAGGAGTCAG ATCTGACCAGTGATGATGAAGAGGACGGCCCCGTCTACTCCCCTGTGAGCCCCGACTGCAACCCGTCATTCTCAGACGACTATGACGACATAGCATAG
- the LOC139908308 gene encoding T-cell differentiation antigen CD6-like isoform X1 translates to MKLVNCIIIVQVIYLCQASEHSSTQTGQNVNTTKPREEFNSDPYILQHGGKCTWTFKMPGNSSGALLALPAEARDELVEQICQDLGCGSVYSLRETSSPPKTSCFQNCSYQDRRLQNCSENVGSNCTVITEVVCGRQAVRLAGGADRCAGRVELWENGKWGTVCDDEWDLRDADVVCSQLGCGFAISVSGQGGSFPRGSGPIHLDELNCTGSEGNLWDCPAAQQEHDCGHKEDAGVVCSEMKAVRLSGGADRCSGRVEIHRNGSWGTVCDTCWDKEVASMVCSMLKCGDEWQQFTQFNPPIVHNNGTLWFYMCRKHHTNLWQCKEFINNTNLCMGTNAAALICKGSRGFPIATTPNTTLTTNWTASLPANTTTVNPSGGFFFPDLSPELLACIALSVVLFVVLTANAVLCCHHRRRDALLVQQRHSNLQKASEYQRSDYQDAVDLIKVTAGPVERDEVPSNPRFLWTQLSSADSTSLDTDYEQYDPSNEPSVPLSTFRNSQRYRTDMNPLMGAPALGSLSEEAATGLLTNHSGPTGDEYAIVSKSPSRNLSVDSFESSSTSSGECYENTRHDDDSVTAEPHQSPVCYSNTDTSKLIFNTDQLHSGQMINRQESEDLTSDDEEDGPVYSPVSPDCNPSFSDDYDDIA, encoded by the exons CTTCTGAACACTCCTCCACTCAAACAGGACAAAATGTGAATACTACGAAGCCAAGAGAGGAATTCAACA GCGACCCTTACATCCTCCAGCATGGCGGTAAATGCACCTGGACCTTCAAGATGCCTGGAAACAGCAGCGGAGCTCTGCTGGCTCTCCCAGCTGAGGCCAGAGACGAGCTGGTTGAGCAGATCTGCCAGGATCTGGGCTGTGGCAGCGTTTATAGTTTGAGAGAAACCAGCTCACCGCCCAAAACTAGTTGCTTCCAGAACTGTTCTTACCAAGACCGTCGTCTTCAGAACTGTTCAGAGAACGTAGGAAGTAATTGTACTGTGATTACTGAAGTTGTTTGCG GCCGCCAGGCTGTGCGGCTGGCAGGAGGAGCAGACCGCTGTGCCGGACGGGTGGAATTATGGGAAAATGGGAAATGGGGCACGGTGTGTGACGACGAGTGGGACCTGAGAGACGCCGACGTGGTTTGCTCCCAGCTCGGCTGCGGCTTTGCCATCAGCGTGTCTGGACAGGGCGGCTCCTTCCCCCGGGGCAGCGGCCCCATCCACCTGGACGAGCTGAACTGTACGGGCTCCGAGGGGAACCTGTGGGACTGTCCCGCCGCACAGCAGGAGCACGACTGTGGACACAAGGAGGACGCCGGGGTCGTCTGCTCAG AGATGAAAGCAGTGAGGCTGAGCGGAGGAGCGGACCGCTGCTCTGGCAGGGTGGAGATCCACCGTAACGGGAGCTGGGGGACGGTGTGTGACACCTGCTGGGACAAAGAGGTGGCCTCCATGGTGTGCTCCATGTTGAAATGTGGTGACGAGTGGCAGCAGTTCACTCAGTTTAATCCTCCCATCGTTCACAACAATGGAACGTTGTGGTTCTATATGTGCAGAAAACACCATACAAATCTGTGGCAATGTAAAGAGTTTATCAACAACACAAACCTGTGCATGGGCACTAATGCAGCTGCCCTTATTTGTAAAG GTTCACGTGGGTTTCCCATCGCCACCACACCTAATACAACTTTAACCACAAATTGGACTG CTTCCCTCCCTGCAAACACAACTACAGTCAACCCCAGTGGAGGCTTCTTCTTCCCTGACTTGTCTCCAGAGCTGCTCGCCTGCATCGCTCTGTCTGTTGTGCTCTTTGTGGTTCTGACTGCAAACGCCGTGCTCTGCTgccaccacagaagaagagatg CTCTCTTAGTGCAGCAGAGACACAGCAACCTACAGAAAGCCTCTGAGTATCAGCGCAGTGACTACCAAGATGCTGTCGACCTGATCAAGGTCACCGCCGGCCCAGTGGAGAGGGACG aAGTCCCCTCCAATCCCAGGTTTCTCTGGACCCAGCTTAGTAGTGCTGACAGCACCTCACTAGATACAGACTATGAGCAGTATGACCCAAGCAATGAACCGTCTGTCCCTTTATCAACCTTTCGGA ACTCTCAGCGATACAGAACAGACATGAACCCTTTGATGGGGGCTCCAGCTCTCGGCAGCCTCTCTGAGGAAG CAGCAACTGGACTCCTTACAAACCATAGTGGTCCCACAGGAGATGAATATGCTATAGTGTCAAAAAGTCCCAGCCGCAACCTCAGTG TGGATTCATTTGAATCTTCCAGCACCTCCTCTGGGGAATGCTATGAAAACACAAGACATGACGATGATTCAGTAACTGCTG AGCCGCACCAGTCACCTGTCTGCTACAGCAACACCGACACTTCAAAGCTGATCTTCAATACTGACCAGCTCCACTCTGGACAGATGATAAACAGACAGGAGTCAG AAGATCTGACCAGTGATGATGAAGAGGACGGCCCCGTCTACTCCCCTGTGAGCCCCGACTGCAACCCGTCATTCTCAGACGACTATGACGACATAGCATAG